The following proteins come from a genomic window of Luteitalea sp.:
- a CDS encoding DUF192 domain-containing protein encodes MKWLLIAGSALVACTNAAEAPQFRMARADATFPGDVQVSLEVAATEEERQRGLMFRDGLAPDEGMIFVFPEPGANGFWMKNTLIPLDMFWLESDGRIVAIRQSVPPCGNKSDRDFDCPIYEPGPAASSSIYVIETAAGFAKQHGIEVGDTVALEGMPIKR; translated from the coding sequence ATGAAATGGCTTCTCATCGCCGGCTCCGCGCTGGTGGCGTGCACGAACGCGGCGGAAGCACCGCAGTTCCGCATGGCGCGCGCGGACGCGACTTTTCCCGGCGACGTGCAGGTCTCGCTCGAGGTGGCCGCCACGGAAGAGGAGCGTCAACGCGGCCTCATGTTCCGCGATGGGCTGGCGCCCGACGAAGGCATGATCTTTGTGTTCCCCGAACCGGGCGCCAATGGGTTCTGGATGAAGAATACGCTCATTCCGCTCGACATGTTCTGGTTGGAATCGGACGGGCGGATCGTGGCGATCCGGCAGTCCGTGCCGCCATGCGGGAACAAGAGCGACCGCGATTTCGATTGCCCCATCTATGAGCCTGGCCCTGCCGCGTCGAGCTCCATCTACGTCATTGAAACCGCAGCGGGCTTTGCGAAGCAGCACGGTATCGAGGTCGGAGACACGGTGGCGTTGGAGGGGATGCCGATCAAACGGTAG